AATAAATTGTTTACAATAAAGATGCTTTGCAGACCTAACATCGATGACAGCAAGTTTTTTGTTCAATGAAATTGACGTTTATTAGAACAAACACTGATAATGCatataactgaaaaaaaataaaaaaaaataaatattgaaaaaaaaatgcggtGAATGCGGGCTTTCTTGGAGCCCGCATTCACTGGGTTGGTGATGGTTCATCTGTAATGtaaatcactttttttaaaataaaaagataacaCACAACACTCGACTTTACTGAGTATCATAATCACGCTTACCTTGACCTGGCATTATGATTGGCACAGAGATGGTTGGTCTTTGAAATTGTGCTTCTGACAAAGCATACTGTTTCTCCAGAATCTGAAGCTTCACCTTCTTCACCTCCAGCGTAGCCTGGGCGAGGTTGTTGGCCTCTTGTAAACTCCGCTCGATTCCCCTCAGCACTTCCAGCTTCTCCTTTTCGAGCTCTACTAGCTCTTGACTGCAGTCGCATCGTATAGAAGGACGCTTTCTGGAGCCACTGCTGGATTGCTGGTGCTGGGCGACCACAGTGGAGGCTGATGAAGGTGCAGACAGCTGTGGTGACGCTGGTGCCGGAGAAGCCCTGCCGCTGCTGGCAGGAGAAGAGGGCGCGGGGGTGGAAGAGGGCAAGGATGGCCTGCTCTGAGAGCATGGAGTGGTATCAACACCTGCTCTCAGATCTATACCCCCTGAGATACCCTGTGAAGCTGCTTCTCCGAGTATTGCAAGGGCCTTTTCTTCATCGGGGCTGAGTGCAGGCACAGAGCTGGGCCCACCACCTGTTCTTGCCCAGTCTCTCCGGACTGCAGCACCTCGCGCTTTGGCGGCACTGGCAAAATCGTGCCACTTTTTACGCACAACTTCCCACTCTCGCTGTGGGTGGGAACTTGATGCTGCCATTTtcatggctatgctttcccatatgtctttctttgttttgtttgtaacTGTTTCTGAAAATTAGAAAAAAGTGTGTCTTTGTGGAGTGCCACCTCATCTAAAAGAATGGCCATTTCGGTTCGAGTAAAGCTGGGGGCTCTCCTCTTTCTCAGTTTTTTTTCCGCCATAGTAGCTGTTGAATATATGTTTTGCGTGTTGCACTTTTATTGAGTAGGTCATCCAATTACAGAAATTAGTGATTTACACAAATAATGTGATGCAGCTGCTGGTCAATCAGGAGTAGAAGACACTATGACAAATATATTAagataatataaattaaactttAAACGACCATTGAAGGCATACTGCCAGTTAGTGTAGCGGGTTGAGGCACGATATGTTTGGCCATGAGGTTGCGGGTTCTCGCactcatttataaattatataaaatataatttggatttagtttgcaattttgattatttttgagTCCTGTTAAATGCAATTTCAACTATTTCTGAAGTGCTTCTTTTATAAAGAACACCGCTTTCTCACATAACGCAGTGAAGCAGCCTCTGTATAGAGTGAATAATCGATTCTCGAGCCATTGATATCAGCCACTTCAGCACCACCgccatggacagcacctgatAACGTCGCACTTAAGAAGATATACCTTAAGCAACCTCCTAAGGGATAGTTCGGGGAACACGCCTAGAAACGGTACATCTTCAGTTAAGGTCTACCTTTAGAGTCTTCTTAGCGCGCTAAGAGACAACGTTATCGGGAAACCCAGCCCAGGACTTTATCCGTTAGGATTTCATTGGTGGAAAGTGTCATTACTATATTTGTTGATATATTTTTTCCCCACATGTGAAAAAAGGTCATTTCAGAAGTAGATAaagatattacatttttattatgcaataattttcatatttttttctcttttctctaGAATGATGCCCACTAAGACCCGTAACATCTATTAGGAAAGTAAACAAGGTCAATTCTGATCTTATGTTGTCTTTACAATAGAACAATATGACTTTCAGCAATGGcacaacaaacacaaataaagacacaatttaataacatttaattgcacataaatatattattatacaaaATCATTGATGAGGTCTATGTGATCCTCACAAATTACATGCATATGTAATGAatgtatataaattaaatataacttATAAATGATATATTGTATGGAATAAATGGAAGTATGCAGTATCAGGTTTTTGCAATATCATTGCTATTTGCAATAGTAAACTGGGCTGCAAatgctaaaaaatgtatttattcccttgacaaaatataataagcCATAAATTTGCTTGCATAAGTTTCCTGATTTCACACACTGACAGTTCAAATGCTGAAATGTTCGTTTTCCAGCAGTGGATCTGTATGTTCTTCTGAGTTCTAAGACACACAGGTTCAGATATTGCATTAATCATAAAATAACCATTAATATAACAGCATATTCTGGTGTTTGAAGGTGTGAATGCTGTACCTGCATTACGGTGATGTAGTCCTTTTTGTAGGAGGTGCTGTAGGACATCATACCTCTCCAAATAAGAAAAAGCGTGTACATGGCTGCAAACATACACTGGAGGATGGACACTACACCACTTCCCTTCAGGACGTTCACCCCAATGCgctgacagagagagacagagatgaACTCATTTCTATTGGTTTGCCAATGGCTTAATATTATGTGTATGTCTCTGTATTCACACCTGCTGAGTGGTGGCTTTGTCAAGTTGTGAGGATTTCATAAAGAAGGAGGGAAAAGAACAAACTGCAAACAGCAAGCCGAATATGTTCAGGCCCATCAGAGTCATGACCTACAACACATCACAGATCTCATATTACGCAAACAAACAGCCTATATATGTTACGTCATGATACTGTATGTCATGTTAACGACATATAATCATATGTTATAATATGTCATATTGCCAAGACAGAACTGCTTGTGGTTTTGGCCAACCtaagttttttttgttatgaTTCAAGCATATAGAAACCATGATTTGAGTGTgtagaaacaaacaagacagttgttgtcagatttcattggtgatttcaaatatgaaatttaattgaaagcttGGCAGCTTTAGAGAATTAGATGTTTTTAAcactatttgagcataagaaacaacatttttaGATTTCaagattcccccattcaaatagataggatttggtcttggatgcccgaaATGGCTGCCTGGAGGCTTTGTAAATATGGCTGCCGAGTGAACCGACTTTctttgaaagggactttgacgGTGCCTTGTGCTGTCATCCAAAAAGTGTCACAAAATCACTTTCACGTACCTTTACTTTGACTGTTCCTTACTGGTGGAATAACCTTCCTATAACTAAAACCCGAGTAGCTGAGTCTTTAGCCATTTTCAAGCAAAGCCATCTTTTTTGTCAACACTTGACAATTTGATAATAACActttctattctattttttttccatttaaaacaaaaaccttTGCTATGTGTACTGTGCTAGTCACAGCACTTAAATATTGTTGCTCTTTAGTTGTTTTAACTGCTAAGTTGTGTTGGACAAAAGCATCTGTTAAATGATGTAAATGTAAGAACATACACATACATTTGTCCCAAACTATAGAACAACATTTAATTTGGACATGAATATCTGAATGTCATCAGGCAACAAAACATcaaactgatatatatatatataaaaaaaaaaaaaaaaaaaaaaaaagcacaaacgcTTTTAAGCAAAACATTTCATAGAAAGACATTTGTGGAgttaaatatgataaagcaaTACAGATAATGTTCAAAAAGAACAAGAAGGCAAACAGTATTGTGTCTTGACTAATGAAGTATGCTAATACTTTTTGGGTCACTGTAGCTGGTTAAGCTAGATTAGAAACTCATCAAGTCAAACTCATCACCAttaaaaaaagacataaaactTACTTTGATTTTTTGGGGTTTCCTCTGGAGCTCAATCGCAAGTGAACCGGTGGCCACATACTGAGACATAAACAATATAATACAGACagaaatcattagtaactctactCTAGTGTGTCATACTGATAATTGCTTTGTTCCGATTTTTCTGATTGTCAAATTTGGTTACCACAAAGGTTAATTTGAGCACTTACAAACAGGCCACACCATACTGGAGCTGTCAAAGATGCAGAACAGCTGAAAGTCAAACAAGTATAAGAGAAGGTGCAGAGAATACAGGAGACAGCACTGAAAATCTGAACAAcctgagagagaaagacagaaaaagcaAGAATTACAGTACATGTTGCCTAATGTTGGTCAAATATAGTATGTGAAGTAGTAACAATATGCAATAATAAATCTTTCAAATAATAGTATGCCACATTGTTATCATTTTGCATGTTTCATTAAGTGAGTGGTATTAATCTTGAAAATAAAATGGTTAGCCTTTATCTTTTTGGCAGTCCAATCAAATAATGAGTCAAGAAAAAGATGATAAACATCACTGTTGATTCAGCTATCATTCATCAAATTTTAGTAGCACtgatatactattatattttctgtaaatattttgtatattttctttttttactttaattttttaagttaaatctttttattagccttttcttttttaaatgtctatacaGTTTGAAATACGAGTCTATgagtttatacagtatatatatttttagattttatttcatttagtttattttatttaatgtttttatggtTGTAGTTCCTAATCCTAGTCAAACTGAAAACTAAAGACTTGGACATGTGTATACTTTGCTTGTATAACACTATTTTGGTAAATCAAATTATTCATCCACAGATTTtatgtaatacaaaaaaaaagttgcatacTATTTTTTGCATAACGTATACAgatgctggtcatataattagaatatcatcaaaaggttgatttatttcactaattccatacaaaaagtgaaacttgtatattatattcattcattacacacagactgatatatttcaaatgtttatttcttttaattttgatgattataactgacaactaaggaaaatcccaaattcaatatctcagaaaattagaatattacttaagaccaacacaaagaaaggatttttagaaatcttggctaaatgaaaagtatgaacatgaaaagtgtGATCATATACAGCACTCAATATTCAATACTTAGTTGCCTGATGCCTGATTTTCTGTAGCAATGCGGCATGGCacggagtcgatcagtctgtggcactgctcaggtgttatgagagcccaggttgctctgatagtggccttcagctcctctgcattgttgggtctggcatatcgcatctttctcttcacaataccccatagattttctatggggttaaggtcaggcgagtttgctggccaattaagaacagggataccatgatcctcaaaccaggtactggtagcttttgCACTGcatgcaggtgccaagtcctgttggaaaatgaaatctgcatctccataaagttggtcagcagcaggaagcatgaagtgctctaaaacttcctggtatatggctgcgttgaccttggacctcagaaaacacagtggaccaacaccagcagatgacatggcacccaaAACCATCACTGAacgtggaaactttacactggacctcaagcaatttaatgtgtgcctctcctctcttcttccagactctggaaccctgatttccaaaggaaatgcaaaatttactttcatcagagaacataactttggacctttttgtctttagcccagacGAAACGCTTCTGACTCCgcctgttgttcaagagtggcttgacacaaggaatgcaacagctgaaacccatgtcttgcatacgtctgtgcgtagtggttcttgaagcactgactccagctgcagtgcactctttgtgaatctcccccacatttttgaatgagttttgtttcacaatcctctccagggtgcggttatccctattgcgtgtacacttttttctaccacatcttttccttccctttgcctctctattaatgtgcttggacacagagccttgtgaacagccagcctcttttgcaatgaccttttgtgtcttgccctccttgtgcaatgtgtcaatggtcgtcttttggacaactgtcaagtcagcagtcttccccatgattgtgtagcctacagaactagactgagagaccatttaaaggcctttgcaggtgttttgagttaattagctgattagagtgtggcaccagatgtcttcaatattgaaccttttcacaatattctaattttctgagatactgaatttgggattttcttagttgtcagttataatcatcaaaattaaaagaaataaacatttgaaataaatcagtctgtgtgtaatgaatgaatataatatacaagtttcactttttgaatggaattagtgaaataaatcaactttttgatgatattctaattatatgaccagtaCCTGTATATTGCAGAAAAGTGGCATGGTAGTATGCTTTTCTGGAAAGTCTAATACTATCTTAACATTCAAAGATATGCATGCATGTTTCATGTAATCAGTTTTATCAGGTTTGTTGGGTGTCTATGACAGTTAAACTAGATTTTTGTTACCCCAGACAGAAGGATGCGGGTATTAACCACTGTCCCAAACCAACGGACCAATCTATCTTCCATCGGCTCTCCAGTTGTGGAGTCGGCAGCTGGAAGTGGGTGGGGCAAAGGCCGTTCCTTAAAAAACACCTGATGCAGTCCCTCCTGGAACATGTTCTGAGTCATCTGGGACAAAACAAGTAACATCATGAGTAACCATGAAAAAATGGTTGGCTATATATGGTGAAATTCCAAAACTGATTTcgaatttttgtgtatttaGCCAATTTGTCAACATATCCATCTAGAGCAGTACAACATGGCATTTACAGTCATGCTCGACAACTGaaaatgtaatacaagtctaTAGTGACTGCTATTGACATACAAGTCCTCCcaaatgaaataatgaataaCTTACCTCTGGATTCACAGGCATATGAAACACACTTCTAAATCAGTCCAAAACAAGTCAACAAACAATGAAGTATACAGAATCACTTCAAGAAGATCTGTCTTCGTGAAATACAGGGTCAAAGTTCTTTCTCAGGTCTCATTCTTAAAGCCCGCCCAATAGGGAGAGTACTGATTTGTGATTAGCCAGAATATGGTCAAAGGTTGTTTAGTGTCATAGTTTCATATTGGTTATTATGACTCTTGTTGTTTAAAGTAAGCTTTATACAGGCTACATTTTtagaatataaataataaaaaaacacatacattttaaaatagttcTATTTATTGCTAAAGCAGTGTTTACTGATATAATATACATTACAGAATGTTTAACTAAGAAAAAAACACTGGCAAATACAACAAAGTAGTGATGAGATAAACTACTTTATTAAACAAAAGTAAAATCTTCATTGAACAACAAAtggaaacaaaaaataaataaataaataaaaagcaggtGCTTGTCTTATGTACATTTAGTCACAACAGCTTTAGTTGCAtaacacacatttaaaatgtctgcTAAAAATATGGAatggaaaacaaacaaagaaaaaacaagaTACTTGTATTACCACCCTCAGGTTTTGGATTATTCTTTCTGAATTAACTCTATACTGTCAGAAACACTGCACAGAAATTAGGGGTACAAAAGCTCATCACTGTGGATCCCTAACTATCCTTATCTATCCCTAAATGGTGCATATTAgtattttaaagctgcagtccgtaactatttttggttaaaaatgatccaaaatcaatttttgagcaagtaaataACCAGCcggtgttcaaaactatctccttaccttagcctgattcacaccggtaagcttgtaataatgttttctattaAGTGCAGCACCAGTGGGTTTCCGCGGGAAATACGAGCTTGTCGCCGTTCATGTTTGTGTCATTACGTcacatctgtttacataaaggagTCCCAGCTATTAGGCTatatgtgaggatgctgcaggtggaggatcatttatagccttttcccACAgtagctggaataattaaacatatcattttgatggcagattgtaatccagaaaggccCAAACGACAATCATTAATgtcaactggagattcacccgtagtcaaaagcagAAGACTTCAgactgcggagtggctacagaaactgaaatctacaggtaacactaatacacaataaatacacagtcacgcaatgctgatgttgttagcATTAACAATTttagaacaaagtataacaacaataataattttcacagatttttccagtaaaaatttattttggtcatacttccaagatgtagaatctgtgattctgaagaaCAGTATCCACACATACACCTCAAAACATTAGGTTCATAAGTGCTAAGGAGCTGTGCCAAAGGACAACCCGCACAAAgataattctgcaaataacagcaattgcaggtttcaaacagaaatggcgacaaagaggcaaaacttacggactgcagctttaagggTACCTTAAGAGTACTTTTGGGGTACATATGTGGGTGGGTTGAAGGACACTGATTCATAGTGCAGAAATCTCCGGAGGGCAGTTTATTAAACAGAAAGATACTCTATTGAGGGTTGATGAAGTGATGAAGGTGAAG
The nucleotide sequence above comes from Chanodichthys erythropterus isolate Z2021 chromosome 7, ASM2448905v1, whole genome shotgun sequence. Encoded proteins:
- the si:dkey-30c15.13 gene encoding uncharacterized protein si:dkey-30c15.13, which codes for MPVNPEMTQNMFQEGLHQVFFKERPLPHPLPAADSTTGEPMEDRLVRWFGTVVNTRILLSGVVQIFSAVSCILCTFSYTCLTFSCSASLTAPVWCGLFYVATGSLAIELQRKPQKIKVMTLMGLNIFGLLFAVCSFPSFFMKSSQLDKATTQQRIGVNVLKGSGVVSILQCMFAAMYTLFLIWRGMMSYSTSYKKDYITVMQNSEEHTDPLLENEHFSI